The Bdellovibrio bacteriovorus DNA segment CCGTGGCCGTAGCTGCAGTGTAGTCTTTAATTAGAAGTTGGCCTTAATGAAATTTTTGGTTTTTGAAGGATTGGATGGCTCTGGGAAGAGCTCCTTGATGCGTGCCCTTGAAGGGGAACTGGCGCGTCGTGGGGTGGCTTTTCAACGCACTCGTGAACCGGGAGGAACACCTCTTGGGGATGAAATTCGCAATATGATTCTTCGTACGGAAGGGCCTTCGCCACTTCCCCGCACTGAACTTCTTTTGTATGAAGCAAGCCGCGCTCAACACGTCGAACAAGTGATTCGTCCGGCTTTGGCCAAAGGGACGTGGGTTCTTTGTGATCGCTTCACCGCAAGTTCAGTGGCCTTTCAAGGCGGCGGTCGTGATATTTCTGAAAAAGATGTGATGTCTTTAAACGACTTCGCTACGGGTGGTTTGAAACCCGATCTAACAATTCTTTTAGATCTTTCTGTCGAGGAATCTCGCTCACGTCGTCAAGGGCGTGGGGCCGCTAACGGAGAAAGTGAAGATCGCATCGAGTCTGAAGCGGATTCCTTTCACGAAAAAGTGCGTCAGTCTTTTTTAAAGCAAGCTCGCGCTGAAGCGTCTTCATGGCTTGTGCTCAATGCGCAAGAAACTCCCGAAGTTCTTTTCCAACAACTTCTGAAGGCTTTGGCCGAAAAGAATATTTTGAAATAGGTTGTTGATGGCTCGCTTGCTCGATTTCGTCTTAGGACATCAAGATATTATCGCAAAGCTGGTGGCTTCCTTTGAACAGGGAAAGCCCGGGCAGACGTATCTTTTTGTCGGACCTGCCGGCATTGGAAAAAAGCTCACCGCCAAAGGCTTGGCACAAGCGCTGGCTTGTCCACAAAGCCCTCGCGGTTGTGGCAAATGTCCATCTTGTTTCCGTATGGCGCAAGGGACGCATGAAGGTCTTAAGATCATTGAGCCTTCCGGCGCGCAAATCAAGATGGAACAAGCCCGTGAGGTGATTGAGTTCCTCAGTCTTAAAAGTCTTTCCGGAAATCGCGTGATCATCATCGATCAAGCGCAAAATTTAAATCCGCAGGCCGCAAACTCCTTGTTAAAAACTTTGGAAGAGCCTCCTGAAGGAACCTTCTTCTTTTTGATTGCTCCGAGTGTCGCGGGCTTGATGCAAACCATTCGTTCACGTTCCCGGATTGTGCAGTTCAAACCTTTGACGTCCGAAGATCTTCAGAAAAAAGTGAAAGCACCTGCCTGGGCTTTGCGCGCGGCTCGCGGAAGTTTCGAGAAGCTCGCACAGTTGCAAGAGGGTCCTGAGTTAGAGCTTCGTCAAAAATCCGTTGAGATGCTGAATCTCTTTTTGACGGATGCGGATTTTCTTTTGAATGAAACTTGGCGCACGGAATTCAAAGATCGTGCTCAAGGGCAGCGTCTGATTTCTTATTGGGTCAGCTTTATGAAGGACGCGATCTATCTTCAAGAAGGTGCTAAAACTCAGATCACGAATTTGGATCAGGCTCCCATTATTAAGACCTTGGCCGAATACAACCGCGAATTCTTATTGGCTTTAATGCAGAAGTCCCTGCAGGTAGAGCAGTCCTTTGGCGCCAACCGTGATCCTCAGTTGGTCATGGAAGAGTTCTTTATTACCCATCGTCCCTAGGGTATACTGACCCTATGGAATGGATTGATATTCACGCTCATTTAAACATGCTCGAAGAGGGCGTCGAAGCTGCAATTGCCAATGCAAAAGCTGCCGGCGTTCGTAAAATCATCACTATTGGTACCGAGCCTGGTGATCATCCCATCGTTTTGGATATCGCCCGCAAATATTATCCTGATGTGTATTGCACATTGGGAGTTCATCCCCACGACGGGAAAGTTTATACCGAAGAAGCGGGTCGCTTTATCGAAGAACATTCCAGTGAACCTTGTGTGGTGGCGATTGGGGAAATCGGTTTAGATTACTACTATGATCAGTCCCCTCGTGAACAGCAGAAAGAAGCTTTCCGTGCGCAGTTGGAAATCGCGAAACGCACGAAACTTCCGATTGAAATTCACACGCGCGATGCGGAAGAAGACACGATTGAGATCTTGAAGGAATTTAAAGGCGAAGTCACAGGACTTGTTCACTGCTTCACGGGAACAGAGTGGTTGGCAAAACAAGCTTTGGACGTGGGTTTGAATATTTCCATCAGTGGAGTTGTCACTTTCAAAAATGCCGACAGTCTTCGTGCGACGGTGAAGATGTTGCCACTGGATCGCATTCACGTTGAAACCGATGCTCCTTTCTTAGCGCCTATTCCAATGCGCGGAAAAAAGAATACGCCAGCCTACGTGGTTCACACGGCAAAATTTGTGGCGGAACTCAAAGGCATTTCAGAAGAACAGCTTTGCGAGCAAACGCGTATCAATGCTCTGAAGATGTTCCCCAAAATAAAATGGTAGTTAGTTCATTTTGTCGATGGCTTCGATGATCCAATCTGAAGCCGCGCCGACTTTCGTGGCTTGAGTTACACCCATACAGCTATACTGTCCGTTGGCGAGCTTGGGACCAAGTACGGCCGAGTTCACGCCGATAACTTTTAGCACGCCCTCTTTATGATAAAACTGCGGACCGCCGGAATCTCCTTGGCAGATAGAGGTGTCGGCACCGCTGACAGTCCAATAGCGATCGTCAGAGCGATGGTATGAAGAATCAATCGTCAAGATGCCCCGATGAAGCTGACCAAGATAAGCATAGATGTCTTGGTTTTTTCTTCCCGTATAATCTTTCGAGCGTCCGTAACCATACACATAGACTTCTTCATTAGAATAATCGGTGCGTCTGTCGGTATCGAAATCCACCGGCTGAAATCCGTCGGGTATCGAGCCTTCAAAGCGAACCACGGCAATGTCATGGTCATATAATTTTTTAGTGCTGTTATAGTCGGGATGAATTTCCCAGTCGCTAGCTTTGCGAGTGGTTGGGGAGCGTTGATACATTGAATATTTTTTCGTCGTGAAAATGATGTTCACGCCGGATAGGGACGGCAGGCGCTGTTTGTCGAAACAATGCCCTGCGGTCAAGACTGTGTGCGAGCCAATCAATGTGCCCGTACAAAAACCTAAGCCTTGGCCAAAGCGATTTGTCATCTCAACAAGAATCACACTGCGCGAAGCTTCGGTTGTTCTTTCCATGATGGGCTGGCCACCAATGACGGATGTGCCTGGCGCTGATGTCAGAGCGTCGTGGGAACTGATATCAGGGGAGCAGGCGATCAGCATCGTGGATGCTGTGAATAGAATCAGTGACTTTTTCAAGATCATCTCCTTGCATGGGGGTCCAAGAAATATCTGAGGTAGAGTATGAACTCAGGTGACGAAGAGGTAAGGTGTTTAAAGACAAGTGAAACTATTCAGCGGAATTGGGATGCGTCTTTAGAGGACAAATCTACTGCCACGGCGGCAGTAAGCAAATGCGTCAAGATTTAGTCTCCACCTCGTATCTTATTTTCGATAGTTGCTGTTCGATTCTGAAAAAATCAAGGAGGGCTCAGCCCGTCAAACGTACCTATGTAAGACAGCGCGAGGCATTCTTCTTGCGTGATAATAGACGCAGGATTAACGTGATTATGTCATTTTTCAATCTAACTTAAGGAGCTATTATGGCAAGCATCACTCTTAAAGGAAACCCAGTAAAAACAACTGGAGAACTTCCGGCAAAAGGCACAACAGTAAAAGATTTCAAACTTGTGAAAAACGATCTATCAGAAGTTTCTCTGGCAAATTTCGCAGGCAAAAAGAAAGTTCTTAATATTTTTCCAAGCGTAGACACAGGCACATGTGCGGCGTCTGTTAGAAAATTCAATCAAGAAGCGGCGAAATTGAACAACACGGTTGTGTTGAATATCTCTGCCGATCTTCCATTTGCTCAGGCGCGTTTCTGTGGCGCTGAAGGCATTAAGAACTGTGAAACGGTATCGTCATTCCGCAGCGGTTTTGGTAAAGAGTGGGGATTGCAAATCGAAGATTCTCCATTGGCGGGGCTTCTTTCTAGAGCCGTCGTGGTTCTATCAGAGGACAACAAAGTTCTTCACTGCGAACAGGTATCTGAAATCGTGAATGAACCGAACTACGAAGCGGCTTTGGCAGCGGTGGTTTCTTAGGTCGGTCACCCTTTAAGCCCCTGGCGTAAAATAAGGCCACGAACCATCAAGAACCGAACGGGACTTGTTATTCGTGGTTCTGATAAAAATTGTATTACAAGCATGTTTGCAGGCCGACGACAAATCGGCCTTTTCTTTTTGCCTCTCATTTATCCCTCTGCTCTCTTAGGGAGCACCAGCGCCGCCACGAATTGTCTGCTGTCGAAGTTTTAAACGACCCAGGGTGTTTCTAAACAAATCTGCCTCACTTTCGGAACTTCCCGTAACGGCATGATCTTTGGAATATTCGGCTTCGGAATTTGGGCTGGCTGTAATTTCTTGGGGCAACTGGTCCGACTCTAAAAATTAGTACGTTTAAAAAAACAAGTCGGAGAACACTATGAAAGCGTTTACAAAAACGTTAATGGCGATGTCTTTGCTGACATCTCACTTAGCACAAGCCTCAGGTATTGAAGATCTTCCCGGTTTCGATGAAGAAACTACACAGACAACGGCCCCCGTGGTGACCCCGGCAGTGCCCACTCAGAATACGCAAGCATCAAATCTTCTTGCGGGTTCGGTTTCCATCAACGCGATTTCTAGAAAGTCGAATGGAACGCTTTATACAGTGGACTTGAAACAGGCGCTGTCTTTAGTGCGTATCGATTTACGAGTGACAGCTCAGAAACTGAAATTGCATCGAGTGACGTTAGTGACCGACACAGGCGCACGCGTGAATGCAAGACAATTGGAAAACTCTGCCGTTCTTGAAGCGGGGAATGTGGTTTCTTCTGAAAACTTAAATCAAAGTGATCGTATTTCTTCTATCGAAGTCGTTGCAGAATCCTATGGTGCCGAGGCCAGTATTCTTCTAACGGCGATTGCCGATAGAGATGTACCGGTATTAAGACTGCGAACAATCACGACGCCGGTACAGCCCACGCGTCCCACGCCTCCAGCGCCACCAGTTCCGTCGACGCCGCCCGTTCACGGCAATGTCCCCTTGCGCTCAGGAATGGACGTGCTGTCGGGGCCGATGAACGACGGCAAGTACTACGCAGGTACTGTTGTTGAGGTCTATAACAATAGCCAAGTTTTAGTGCGAGATTATGACGATAGTAAAACCTATGTGCGTCCTCTTTCTTCAGTTTCTCGACGAGTTCAGTGTGACCCAACGGGAGTCATCTGCCAACGCTCGCAAGTTTTATCCGGCCCTTACAGCGGGAAGTACTATACCGGCGTGGTGCGCTCTATTTACGCCAACGGACTTTATTTCGTAACAGATGATGATGATGGGAAAAACTATACTCGCAAAATCAGTGAAATCGCGTTGCGTTCTCAATGCGCTCCCTCGAAGCATTGCGCTGGCGATAACGTCCTTTCGGGTCCTTTTAATGACGGCAAATACTATAACGGAGTCGTAGTCGCGGGTTACTCAAACGGATTGATTGCAGTTCGTGATTCTGACGACGGCAAAGTGTATTATCGCAATCCGGCGGTTGTTTTGAAATCCGTGCGCTGTGACGAAAAATCAGGTCTTTGTATAGGCAATGAAGTTCTTTCGGGACCTTACAGTAACAATAGATATTACTCAGGAGTTGTTACCGGCATCTACTCCAACGGCGTGATCTATATTCGGGACCATGATGATGGTAAGAGCTATGCCCGCAAGGCTTCTCAAGTAACAAAAC contains these protein-coding regions:
- a CDS encoding beta-sandwich domain-containing protein, translating into MKAFTKTLMAMSLLTSHLAQASGIEDLPGFDEETTQTTAPVVTPAVPTQNTQASNLLAGSVSINAISRKSNGTLYTVDLKQALSLVRIDLRVTAQKLKLHRVTLVTDTGARVNARQLENSAVLEAGNVVSSENLNQSDRISSIEVVAESYGAEASILLTAIADRDVPVLRLRTITTPVQPTRPTPPAPPVPSTPPVHGNVPLRSGMDVLSGPMNDGKYYAGTVVEVYNNSQVLVRDYDDSKTYVRPLSSVSRRVQCDPTGVICQRSQVLSGPYSGKYYTGVVRSIYANGLYFVTDDDDGKNYTRKISEIALRSQCAPSKHCAGDNVLSGPFNDGKYYNGVVVAGYSNGLIAVRDSDDGKVYYRNPAVVLKSVRCDEKSGLCIGNEVLSGPYSNNRYYSGVVTGIYSNGVIYIRDHDDGKSYARKASQVTKRIRCEQKKGLCEGARVVSGPYQGGKYYAGTIVRVYANGIIQVRDDDDGKTYERKAHELTGLRN
- a CDS encoding ATP-binding protein, with protein sequence MARLLDFVLGHQDIIAKLVASFEQGKPGQTYLFVGPAGIGKKLTAKGLAQALACPQSPRGCGKCPSCFRMAQGTHEGLKIIEPSGAQIKMEQAREVIEFLSLKSLSGNRVIIIDQAQNLNPQAANSLLKTLEEPPEGTFFFLIAPSVAGLMQTIRSRSRIVQFKPLTSEDLQKKVKAPAWALRAARGSFEKLAQLQEGPELELRQKSVEMLNLFLTDADFLLNETWRTEFKDRAQGQRLISYWVSFMKDAIYLQEGAKTQITNLDQAPIIKTLAEYNREFLLALMQKSLQVEQSFGANRDPQLVMEEFFITHRP
- the tmk gene encoding dTMP kinase is translated as MKFLVFEGLDGSGKSSLMRALEGELARRGVAFQRTREPGGTPLGDEIRNMILRTEGPSPLPRTELLLYEASRAQHVEQVIRPALAKGTWVLCDRFTASSVAFQGGGRDISEKDVMSLNDFATGGLKPDLTILLDLSVEESRSRRQGRGAANGESEDRIESEADSFHEKVRQSFLKQARAEASSWLVLNAQETPEVLFQQLLKALAEKNILK
- a CDS encoding S1 family peptidase; the encoded protein is MKKSLILFTASTMLIACSPDISSHDALTSAPGTSVIGGQPIMERTTEASRSVILVEMTNRFGQGLGFCTGTLIGSHTVLTAGHCFDKQRLPSLSGVNIIFTTKKYSMYQRSPTTRKASDWEIHPDYNSTKKLYDHDIAVVRFEGSIPDGFQPVDFDTDRRTDYSNEEVYVYGYGRSKDYTGRKNQDIYAYLGQLHRGILTIDSSYHRSDDRYWTVSGADTSICQGDSGGPQFYHKEGVLKVIGVNSAVLGPKLANGQYSCMGVTQATKVGAASDWIIEAIDKMN
- a CDS encoding TatD family hydrolase, whose product is MEWIDIHAHLNMLEEGVEAAIANAKAAGVRKIITIGTEPGDHPIVLDIARKYYPDVYCTLGVHPHDGKVYTEEAGRFIEEHSSEPCVVAIGEIGLDYYYDQSPREQQKEAFRAQLEIAKRTKLPIEIHTRDAEEDTIEILKEFKGEVTGLVHCFTGTEWLAKQALDVGLNISISGVVTFKNADSLRATVKMLPLDRIHVETDAPFLAPIPMRGKKNTPAYVVHTAKFVAELKGISEEQLCEQTRINALKMFPKIKW
- the tpx gene encoding thiol peroxidase codes for the protein MASITLKGNPVKTTGELPAKGTTVKDFKLVKNDLSEVSLANFAGKKKVLNIFPSVDTGTCAASVRKFNQEAAKLNNTVVLNISADLPFAQARFCGAEGIKNCETVSSFRSGFGKEWGLQIEDSPLAGLLSRAVVVLSEDNKVLHCEQVSEIVNEPNYEAALAAVVS